The following nucleotide sequence is from Bacteroidota bacterium.
ACCTGATACAATACCTTCAATCCATTGGTGTGGAGTTTGGACCCGACTTAAATGCCTACACTTCTTTCGACGAGACGGTGTACATGCTCACCATTCCTTCCGATTCGGCCAACCTGGTCGACAAAGGTTTTATGGTGATGGAAGATTGGGCTTTTTATTTAACCCTCGATCCAATAGAAATTGACAAGGAGAGAGGTGTAATAATCGAAGAATGGAGGCTTGGACAAGGCCCCTGGAAACGTATGCTCGACAAAAATCTTCCGGTAATTTTTAAAGATTCGCGCTATGCCGAGCGACTTCCAATTGGTAAAAAGGAAGTAATCGAAAGTTTTGATCACCAGGAATTAAGAAACTTTTATGCCGATTGGTACCGTCCGGATCTGATGGCACTGATTGTGGTTGGCGATATCGATGTTGACGAAATGGAAAGCAAGATCAAACAGCATTTCGAATCACACACCAAGGCTGTGAACCCCAAAGAACGGGTTGAGTTTTCTGTTCCCGACCAAAACCAGACTCTGGTGAGCATTGCTACCGATGCCGAGGCTCCGGTGAGTTTATTTCGGGTACTCTATAAAACAAATGTGGCTCCCTACAAAACCGGCCAGGATTATCTGAACAGGGTTAAAGAATCCTTTCTGGCAGGAATGCTAAACCGTCGGTTAATGGAAATTAACGAACAAGCAACGCCACCTTTTATTAACGTGGGCTATTATTACGGAAGCTTATGGTCGCGTAATAAAAATGCCCTGCAGGCTTATGGACTTGTGGGTGAAACTGGTCTTGAAAATGGGCTGAAAGTGATGCTCGAAGAAAATAACCGCGTAGCTCTTCATGGATTTACTCAGAGCGAATTTGATCGTTATAAGCTCGAATACCTGAAGCAAATGGAGACGGCGTTCAATGAGCGCGATAAAACCGAATCATCGGTACTTGCGGATGAATACATCCGTAACTACCTCGAAAGTGAACCTATTCCCGGCATTGAGTTCGAATTTCAGTTTGTGCAACAGCACATCGGTAATATCAACCTTGCTGATATCAACCAACTGGCTTCGGAAATTATCAATTCCCAAAACCGCGTAATTGTGTTGAATGGGCCTGAAAAAGAATCGCTTGCACTGCTTACCGATGCACAAATTCTTGCCATTGCTGCCGCAGCAGACAAGTCCGATTTACCTGCCTATACCGACAAGCTTGCAAGCAGTAGCCTGATGAAGGAATTGCCAAAAGCAGGTTCCATTGTGAGCGAAAAGAAAATTGAATCAATTGGTGCCCTCGAACTCACACTATCCAACGGGGCCGTGGTATTACTTAAACCAACTCAGTATAAAAACGACGAAATTCAGGTAACTGCTTTCGCCTGGGGTGGACAGTCGCTGGCAGAAGACAAAGACCATTATTCGGCCATGCATGCTGCATCGATTGTAAGCGAAACGGGTCTTTCCGATTTTTCGAAAACAGATTTGTCCAAACTGCTTGCCGGTAAAAATGTATATGCCGGAACCAGCCTGGGAACCTATAGCCAGAACCTTTCTGCAAATTGCAGTCCGAAAGATGCTGAAACCATGCTACAGCTCATTTACCTATATTTTACCTCGCCTCGATACGACGAGAATGGTTACCAGGCTTTTATTAACAAAAACCGCGATTTGTTCAAAAACCTCGGACAGGAACCTACTAACTATTTCTACGATCAGTTTAACCGTTTACGGGCGCAGAATCACCCTCGTGGCAATTATCTGCCCGAAGAAGGCGATTGGGATAAAATTGACTACAAGACATCAATGGACCTCTATAAGAATATGTTTGGCAATGCAGCCGAGTTCACTTTTATCTTTGTAGGTGCTTTTAACGCCGATAGCCTCAAACCTCTTCTGGCACAGTACCTGGGAGCATTGCCTGTACAATCCGGAAAGAAAACCTACCGCGATCTGGGTATTCGTCCTCCGGCAGATAAACTGGTAGAAAATGTTTACAAGGGTGCCGACCAGAAGTCGATGACCATACTTTCTTTCCATTCAGAAATTGCCTACAACGAAAAAGATGCCTTTTTGCTGAACCAGTTGGCGCAGTTGCTAAATCGCCGCTATTACGAAATATTGCGCGAGGAAATGAGTGGGGTGTATGGTGTTGGAACCAATGCCTCCTTGAACAAGGTGCCATATGAATATGCCTCATTCAGCATTACCATACCTTGTTCGCCAAACAACGTCGATAGCCTTGTCAATGCAGCACTGGGTGAACTGAAAAAGATTCAGGCACAGGGAGTAGAGCAGAAAGATATTGAGAAAGCACGCGAGCTTTACAAACGCGAAAAAGAGCGGAATTTACAGGAGAATTCTTTTTGGCTTGGTGCAATTCGAAATTGCTATCAAT
It contains:
- a CDS encoding insulinase family protein, producing the protein MKKIAFTLTLVFYFFSVLLLAQTSLTEQTLPVDSKVRIGKFDNGFSYYIRENSKPENRLEMRLVVNAGSILETESQLGLAHFLEHMAFNGTRNFAKNDLIQYLQSIGVEFGPDLNAYTSFDETVYMLTIPSDSANLVDKGFMVMEDWAFYLTLDPIEIDKERGVIIEEWRLGQGPWKRMLDKNLPVIFKDSRYAERLPIGKKEVIESFDHQELRNFYADWYRPDLMALIVVGDIDVDEMESKIKQHFESHTKAVNPKERVEFSVPDQNQTLVSIATDAEAPVSLFRVLYKTNVAPYKTGQDYLNRVKESFLAGMLNRRLMEINEQATPPFINVGYYYGSLWSRNKNALQAYGLVGETGLENGLKVMLEENNRVALHGFTQSEFDRYKLEYLKQMETAFNERDKTESSVLADEYIRNYLESEPIPGIEFEFQFVQQHIGNINLADINQLASEIINSQNRVIVLNGPEKESLALLTDAQILAIAAAADKSDLPAYTDKLASSSLMKELPKAGSIVSEKKIESIGALELTLSNGAVVLLKPTQYKNDEIQVTAFAWGGQSLAEDKDHYSAMHAASIVSETGLSDFSKTDLSKLLAGKNVYAGTSLGTYSQNLSANCSPKDAETMLQLIYLYFTSPRYDENGYQAFINKNRDLFKNLGQEPTNYFYDQFNRLRAQNHPRGNYLPEEGDWDKIDYKTSMDLYKNMFGNAAEFTFIFVGAFNADSLKPLLAQYLGALPVQSGKKTYRDLGIRPPADKLVENVYKGADQKSMTILSFHSEIAYNEKDAFLLNQLAQLLNRRYYEILREEMSGVYGVGTNASLNKVPYEYASFSITIPCSPNNVDSLVNAALGELKKIQAQGVEQKDIEKARELYKREKERNLQENSFWLGAIRNCYQFNQSFDQIPSFEPMELITSEELQRVANTYIKADNYLQVVLYPESMKK